Proteins from a single region of Halorubrum sp. 2020YC2:
- the purL gene encoding phosphoribosylformylglycinamidine synthase subunit PurL gives MSLSDADHELVTAELGREPTAAEAALFENLWSEHCAYRSSRPLLSAFDSEGDQVVVGPGDDAAVLALPDPEVADVPAAERDADDYGDTYVTFGVESHNHPSFVDPFDGAATGVGGIVRDTMSMGAYPIGLLDSLYFGGFDRERSRYLFEGVVEGISHYGNCIGVPTVGGSVAFHGGYEGNPLVNVACVGVTNEDRLVTATAQEPGNKLVLVGNGTGRDGLGGASFASEDLAEDAETEDRPAVQVGDPYAEKRLIECNEALVDEDLVLSARDLGAAGLGGASSELVAKGGLGARIDLDAVHQREPNMNATEILLAESQERMCYEVAPGDVDRVAALAERFDLGCSVIGEVTDGNYVCEFAGDAVRDDDGGEDDADSEVVVDADAEFLADGAPMNDLASEPPSPPERDLPDDEPSLDEAVDAVLAAPSTASKRWVYRQYDHEVGTRTAVKPGDDAALLAIRETEGESASADGVGLALASGANPKWTAVAPYDGARAVALENATNLAATGAVPLAAVDCLNGGNPENPDVYGAFEGIVDGLADACSALDAPVVGGNVSLYNDSVEGPIPPTPTLAVLGTTRGYDAPPAALDADRADDSELLLVGAGGDALGGSEYLAHAGGSDRFPTLPDDSGAADDLAGLVASLSAAARHESTLAAHDVSEGGLAVALAELVTDDAGVDATLPDRVAAFDETPGRLLVQTTDPEALAAATGDLPVFRLGDVTTDGTLSLAVGDESVALSADAVRDRRDVIDRELA, from the coding sequence ATGAGTCTGTCCGATGCGGACCACGAGCTCGTGACCGCGGAGCTCGGTCGGGAGCCGACGGCGGCCGAGGCCGCGTTATTCGAGAACCTCTGGAGCGAGCACTGCGCGTACCGCTCCTCGCGACCCCTGCTGTCGGCGTTCGACAGCGAGGGCGATCAGGTCGTGGTCGGTCCCGGCGACGACGCCGCGGTCCTCGCGCTGCCGGACCCCGAGGTCGCGGACGTGCCCGCGGCCGAGCGCGACGCCGACGACTACGGCGACACCTACGTCACGTTCGGCGTCGAGAGCCACAACCACCCCTCCTTCGTCGACCCGTTCGACGGCGCGGCCACGGGCGTCGGCGGCATCGTCCGCGACACGATGAGCATGGGCGCGTACCCGATCGGCCTCCTCGACTCGCTGTACTTCGGCGGCTTCGACCGCGAGCGCTCCCGCTACCTCTTCGAGGGCGTCGTCGAGGGCATCTCCCACTACGGCAACTGCATCGGGGTCCCCACGGTCGGCGGCAGCGTCGCCTTCCACGGCGGCTACGAGGGGAACCCCCTCGTCAACGTCGCCTGCGTCGGCGTCACGAACGAGGACCGCCTCGTCACGGCCACCGCGCAGGAGCCGGGCAACAAGCTGGTCCTCGTCGGCAACGGCACCGGCCGCGACGGGCTGGGCGGCGCCTCCTTCGCCTCGGAGGACCTCGCGGAGGACGCCGAGACGGAGGACCGCCCCGCGGTTCAGGTGGGCGACCCCTACGCCGAGAAGCGGCTGATCGAGTGTAACGAGGCCTTGGTCGACGAGGACCTCGTGCTGTCCGCCCGCGACCTCGGCGCGGCCGGCCTCGGCGGCGCCTCCTCCGAACTCGTCGCGAAGGGCGGGCTGGGCGCGCGGATCGACCTCGACGCCGTCCACCAGCGCGAGCCGAACATGAACGCCACCGAGATCCTGCTCGCGGAGAGCCAAGAGCGGATGTGTTACGAGGTGGCGCCCGGCGACGTCGACCGCGTCGCGGCGCTCGCGGAGCGGTTCGACCTCGGCTGTTCGGTGATCGGCGAGGTGACCGACGGCAACTACGTCTGCGAGTTCGCAGGCGACGCGGTGCGAGACGACGACGGCGGGGAGGACGACGCGGACTCCGAGGTCGTCGTCGACGCCGACGCCGAGTTCCTCGCTGACGGCGCACCGATGAACGACCTCGCGAGCGAGCCGCCGAGCCCGCCCGAGCGCGACCTCCCCGACGACGAACCGTCCCTCGACGAGGCCGTCGACGCCGTCCTCGCGGCCCCCTCGACGGCGAGCAAGCGCTGGGTGTACCGGCAGTACGACCACGAGGTGGGGACGCGGACGGCCGTGAAGCCCGGCGACGACGCCGCGCTGCTCGCCATCCGCGAGACGGAGGGCGAGAGCGCCTCTGCCGACGGCGTCGGTCTCGCGCTCGCCTCCGGCGCGAACCCGAAGTGGACCGCGGTCGCGCCGTACGACGGCGCCCGCGCGGTCGCGCTGGAGAACGCGACGAACCTCGCCGCGACCGGCGCGGTCCCGCTCGCCGCCGTCGACTGCCTCAACGGCGGCAACCCGGAGAACCCGGACGTGTACGGCGCGTTCGAGGGGATCGTCGACGGCCTCGCGGACGCCTGCTCGGCGCTCGACGCGCCCGTCGTCGGCGGCAACGTCTCGCTGTACAACGACAGCGTCGAGGGACCGATTCCCCCGACGCCGACGCTCGCGGTGCTGGGCACGACGCGCGGGTACGACGCCCCGCCCGCCGCGCTCGACGCAGACCGCGCCGACGACTCCGAACTACTGCTCGTCGGCGCCGGCGGCGACGCGCTCGGCGGCTCGGAGTACCTCGCGCACGCCGGCGGGAGCGACCGGTTCCCGACGCTGCCCGACGACTCCGGCGCCGCCGACGACCTCGCCGGCCTCGTCGCGTCGCTCTCGGCGGCCGCGCGCCACGAGTCCACGCTGGCGGCTCACGACGTGAGCGAGGGCGGACTCGCGGTCGCGCTCGCGGAGCTAGTGACCGACGACGCCGGCGTCGACGCCACCCTCCCCGACCGCGTCGCGGCCTTCGACGAGACGCCCGGTCGGCTGCTCGTCCAGACGACCGACCCCGAGGCGCTCGCCGCCGCGACCGGCGACCTCCCCGTCTTCCGGCTGGGCGACGTGACGACCGATGGGACGCTCTCGCTCGCGGTCGGGGACGAGTCGGTCGCGCTCTCGGCCGACGCGGTCCGCGACCGCCGCGACGTGATCGACCGCGAACTGGCCTGA
- a CDS encoding DUF4129 domain-containing protein, with protein sequence MKRDALAAVVVALLALVALGVAAATLDTAVETGSGGFGGGGGDAPSVGESDGDPSVLTSSGAASGPSTGGICFPSLREPPAVAALLLGMALLAGVAYRDTASPFAGVAVAGVIGAPVAVLFWVLSACGSAGRSLSVSLGLGGNETGLFPEGARGGGGFGGGEGAASTPEALFAVVVVAAVVASVAVLLLAGGDDEADDGETGGPDPADDDPPELDAIGRAAGEAADRIESSDADNEVYRAWRDMTDVLDVDRPASSTPAEFATAAVDAGVDEESVTALTEVFERVRYGGEDATDDRERRAVDALRRIEERHGEDS encoded by the coding sequence GTGAAGCGGGACGCCCTCGCCGCCGTCGTCGTCGCCCTCCTCGCCCTCGTCGCGCTCGGCGTCGCGGCCGCGACGCTGGACACCGCCGTCGAAACCGGCAGCGGCGGGTTCGGCGGGGGCGGCGGCGACGCGCCGAGCGTCGGGGAGTCGGACGGCGATCCGAGCGTCCTCACCTCGTCGGGGGCGGCGAGCGGACCCTCCACCGGTGGGATCTGTTTCCCGTCCCTGAGGGAGCCCCCCGCCGTGGCCGCGCTCCTCCTCGGGATGGCGCTGCTCGCCGGGGTGGCCTACCGGGACACCGCGTCGCCGTTCGCGGGCGTCGCCGTCGCCGGAGTGATCGGCGCCCCGGTCGCCGTCCTCTTCTGGGTGCTGTCGGCGTGCGGGTCGGCCGGCCGGAGCCTCTCGGTGTCGCTCGGCCTCGGCGGCAACGAAACGGGCCTGTTCCCGGAGGGCGCCCGCGGCGGCGGCGGGTTCGGCGGGGGCGAGGGGGCGGCGTCGACGCCGGAGGCCCTGTTCGCGGTCGTCGTCGTCGCCGCGGTCGTCGCGAGCGTCGCCGTCCTCCTCCTCGCCGGCGGCGACGACGAGGCCGACGACGGCGAGACCGGCGGCCCCGATCCGGCGGACGACGACCCCCCGGAGCTGGACGCGATCGGTCGGGCGGCCGGCGAGGCCGCGGACCGGATCGAGTCGTCGGACGCCGACAACGAGGTGTACCGCGCGTGGCGCGACATGACGGACGTCCTCGACGTCGACCGCCCCGCCTCCTCGACGCCCGCCGAGTTCGCGACCGCGGCGGTCGACGCCGGGGTCGACGAGGAGTCTGTGACCGCGTTGACTGAGGTGTTCGAGCGCGTGCGGTACGGCGGCGAGGACGCGACCGACGACCGCGAGCGCCGCGCCGTCGACGCGCTGCGCCGGATCGAGGAGCGACACGGGGAGGACTCGTGA
- a CDS encoding MBL fold metallo-hydrolase, with translation MKRIQLGNTVFEGENDVYLLDGETTALVDTGVALPDVREELVDGLAGYGHSFADVDAVVLTHWHPDHAGLAGEVQAEGGADVYVHEADAGLVDGTETPLFVDRDLQRETFERWGMPETDRERLTDFFAAVSADLTGEPADVTTFTNGDAIEAGGVELEALHLPGHTAGLSGFAFDPRTVPDHEPVAGADATEEAFTGDALLPKYTPNVGGADVRVEGALAAYAESLARIVAREFDAAHPGHRWRIDEPSRRAATILDHHRHRTRRVIGVLDESGPATAWEVSAALFGSLEGIHVLHGPGEAFSHLDHLAAAGVVERDGTAYRLVDPDPDVDALFPTTPLDDLVDGSEDG, from the coding sequence GTGAAACGGATCCAGCTCGGTAACACCGTCTTCGAGGGCGAAAACGACGTGTACCTGCTCGACGGCGAGACGACCGCGCTCGTCGACACCGGCGTCGCGCTCCCGGACGTCCGCGAGGAGTTGGTCGACGGCCTCGCCGGGTACGGGCACTCGTTTGCCGACGTCGACGCCGTCGTCCTCACCCACTGGCACCCGGACCACGCGGGGCTGGCGGGCGAGGTTCAGGCCGAGGGGGGCGCCGACGTGTACGTCCACGAGGCGGACGCCGGCCTCGTCGACGGGACCGAGACGCCCCTGTTCGTCGACCGCGACCTCCAGCGCGAGACGTTCGAGCGGTGGGGGATGCCGGAGACCGACCGCGAGCGGCTCACCGACTTCTTCGCGGCGGTCAGCGCGGACCTCACCGGGGAGCCGGCGGACGTGACCACCTTCACCAACGGCGACGCGATTGAGGCCGGCGGCGTCGAACTGGAGGCGCTCCACCTCCCCGGCCACACCGCGGGCCTCTCCGGGTTCGCGTTCGACCCGCGGACGGTGCCGGACCACGAGCCGGTCGCCGGCGCGGACGCGACGGAGGAGGCGTTCACCGGCGACGCGCTGCTCCCGAAGTACACCCCCAACGTCGGCGGTGCGGACGTGCGCGTCGAGGGCGCGCTCGCCGCCTACGCCGAGAGCCTCGCGCGGATCGTCGCCCGCGAGTTCGACGCCGCCCACCCCGGCCACCGGTGGCGGATCGACGAGCCGAGCCGCCGCGCCGCGACGATCCTCGACCACCACCGCCACCGGACCCGCCGGGTGATCGGCGTCCTCGACGAGTCGGGACCGGCGACCGCGTGGGAGGTGTCGGCCGCGCTGTTCGGCTCGTTGGAGGGGATCCACGTCCTCCACGGGCCCGGCGAGGCGTTCTCGCACCTCGATCACCTCGCGGCCGCCGGCGTCGTCGAGCGCGACGGGACCGCCTACCGCCTCGTCGACCCGGACCCCGACGTCGACGCGCTGTTCCCGACTACGCCCCTCGACGACCTCGTCGACGGGAGCGAGGACGGGTAG